From the Conger conger chromosome 14, fConCon1.1, whole genome shotgun sequence genome, one window contains:
- the LOC133110157 gene encoding CD9 antigen-like: MGKVHGGMKCVKYLLFIFNFIFWLIGSLVLAVGLWLRFDPDIVSLLSKQGAPETFFMGVYILIGAGGLIMLVGFFGCCGAVRESQCLLGSFFACLLIIFGAEVAAGVFGFLNKDKIIKEIQDFYDTSVQENTNSTIASVYHKVLNCCSGNALDPSFCQDAKAKDCGTAILEFFNNKLYIIGFVGIGIAGAMVIGMIFSMVLCCAIRNSRDVI, translated from the exons atggGCAAGGTTCACGGAGGAATGAAGTGTGTCAAATATCTTCTGTTCATATTCAACTTTATATTCTGG CTGATTGGCTCGCTGGTCCTGGCCGTGGGACTGTGGCTCCGGTTCGACCCCGACATCGTGTCTCTGCTCAGCAAGCAGGGGGCTCCCGAAACCTTCTTCATGG GGGTGTACATCCTGATCGGTGCCGGGGGTCTCATCATGCTGGTGGGCTTCTTCGGCTGCTGCGGGGCCGTGCGGGAGTCCCAGTGCCTGCTGGGATCG TTTTTCGCCTGCCTTTTGATTATCTTTGGTGCCGAAGTCGCGGCGGGTGTGTTTGGATTCCTGAACAAAGACAAG ATCATTAAGGAGATACAAGATTTCTATGATACTTCCGTCCAAGAAAATACCAACAGCACCATTGCATCAGTCTACCACAAAGTG CTGAACTGCTGTTCGGGGAACGCCTTGGACCCTAGCTTCTGCCAGGATGCCAAAGCCAAG gacTGCGGCACGGCCATTTTGGAGTTCTTCAACAACAAGCTCTATATCATCGGATTTGTGGGGATCGGGATTGCCGGAGCAATG GTTATCGGCATGATCTTCAGCATGGTGCTCTGTTGCGCGATACGGAACAGTAGAGATGTCATCTAG